The DNA region CTTCCAAcgcacacacatacacacacacacaaccataCCATAACATATCATAACATACCATACCATACCATACCATACCATACCATCCATACATATCTACATACATACATCCGCTTGTCGCCGGTCGACTTTATTCTCTTCCCACTTGGTCCGCCCTACCTCTCCTCGCCTCACCTACTCTTGACACGCTGAAGGCGACCAGAATGAGCCAGGTTCAAAGGTTAGAAGCATTGCTTCGACAAAAAGAGCACGAGAAGCAAGAGATTATGAGCCAGCTCAGCAAAGCCCGGACGTCCCGGTCCTCGGCCACAGCTGCCGCCCTCGACTTTGAGTCTGTCCCCGGCAACTACCAGATCGCTCCGTCACGACCAGTTCTCGCCGACAATGGACGATCAAGAAGCAACACGATACCCCGCAGTGTGACGGTTGCCCCCGGcattgctgttgctgacAGTGTTTCCCTTCAGCTGGATCACATCCAGTCACAGGTAAGTAACGAAACTCCGAGACCCAACTCACTCTTTTGCTCATGCTCACCAATGGTGCCAGGACCAGAGCCGTCCCATGAAGCGCTCCAAGACCACACACAATGCCGGTCCATCCTCTGGCACGGGCATGGCGAGGTCCAGCTCAAATATGTCCATACAACCAGGTGTCCCCAGCGGCAGTCTGTCGGGTCCCAGTTCGGCCATGCTTGAGCAGTATCTTGGTCAGGGTCAGATGCAGCAGCCCGTCAACGCCTTCTTCCAGTCACATTCCCAGCTCCAACCAATACCAACGGGCAGAGAGATGGATGTTGCCGATTTTCTCTCGATGCGGGATACAGGAGGAGACCTTTCCAGCGTCTCGCCCATCGCCATCCCTTCCTCCAGAATGTTGTCACCCCAAGAGGCATCACATTATCCCGACTCGGGCATCCCATCGGCTTGTGGTTCTTTGACCTCGGGCCCATCTGTCGGAACCACGGCCATGTCTAGATGCAACAGCAacttcaacgacaacaacgcAGCCATCCTGTCCCAACTTGAGATGGTCCGCATTCGGTCACAGCATTCCACCAATGgacaagctcgacaagacAGCTTTGGCCCGAGTCAGCCGCCGTATCATCAACCTTCGTTGCTTGGAAAGAGGTCGGCCACAGACCTTCACATGGGAACCGGCCCCAGCGCCCACTTTGTCGGTGCCTATCCTTCTTCTGCGCCCACCGACTCGATGCTTCACCAACATCAGATGAAGAagtcgccctcctcccagtcgaGCTCTCACTCCATCTCGTCAGCGGCCATCCAGGAACTCAATGCGGGGTACATGAACGATGACCTCGGCATGGAGCGTTCGGTCTCCAGAGACAGCACCAAGTCAAATAATTCCCTCAAGGTCCGCGCCAAAGAATCTCTTGCTCGCCAGAACGTCAACGCCAAGTCTCGTCAACTTCAGCCAAAGCCAGATGTCGTCAAGAAGGAACAACCCACATCggccaccaacaagaaggacCCCAAGgccgtcatcatcaagacCAAGTATGAGCGCCCCAAGCACCCCAAGGTCCGCTGCCACCAGTGCAACGAGAATCCCGAAGGGTTCCGGGGTGAGCACGAGCTGCGCCGTCACACCGAAGCCAAACACAAGAGCATGGTCAAGAAGTGGATTTGCCAGGACCCTGGCCTGCTCGGCATCCCGCACGCAGAGACGGCCGCCAAGCCTCTGTCGGATTGCAAGCAATGTTCGGCCTTTAAGCAGTACGGCGCTTATTacaatgctgctgctcacTTGAGACGCACTCacttcaaggtcaaggcaCGGAAGGGTGCTGGTTCCAAGAATGGTGCCAAGGGCGCCAGCTCGGCCgccaaggtggaggaagagaagcgCGGCGGCAAGGGCGGCGGCGACTGGCCCCCCATGTCGGAGCTCAAGCtgtggatgatggaggtgacAGTGCCGATGGACCAGGAGGGTGCCCTCGGTCCTGACGGGAGCGACTCCGTGGGCCAGGTCGAACAAGAGGACATTGACAATGAACTCGGCGCGCAGGCGTACGGTGTGCCACCCAACCTTCTCGGCATGGACGCCTACAGCAACATGGCCGTCTACGCCGGACTTGGTGGGGGGTTCGGTCAAGATCTTTCGTCACAGGGTCTCCAAGGCGAGCTTGGATCGCAGCTCTCCGATCTGTATCCGCTCGACACCTCGGTCTTTGCCGCCTCTTTTCATGGCCTGCCAATCTCTTCGGCCGGTTTTGGGGACTGTGGTCCATCGCAGGGACATCAGCTCCAGCAGGGCATGCCGTCCTCTTCGATGATGAGCATCGACACCTCCAACTACACTTCTCCAGTCTCGTCAACGGCCACTCTCACCCAGGCCGGCATGTTTGTCAACGACATGCTCCCGCCCGCCATGATGCACACCCGTGATGACTTGCACGACATGCCATTTGACCTTGCCTTTCCGGTTGGGGGGCACTAGATCAGTGTCGGCTATCTTGTTCCTTTTGCGTTGTTTTCTTCGACCGCCTTAGCGTACCGCGATAGATGGGTTTTGCTATCTCGTTTTATCACCACCTTACACTacacaacaacgacaacaacaacaacaaccccttcccacccaaaaaaaaaaaaaaaaaagaacaaaccTAACACCAAAAAAAGTCTTTTTCTTCACGGAAGAGCAGGGTATATAACCCTGCTTTTCCATCCTTTTCCCAGCCGGGGCGGTTTACTGCTCGGCATTTTTCGGTctatttctctctctcactttCACAATTCAAGAAGCCATCGCTCTAGGCTTttacccccccttccctcccgaTATGGGTTCACTCATTTCATCAGTCAATTGATCGATCGACTGGGATACGTTTCTCTGGTTGGAGTAGccattttttcttttttgccgGATCCTCAATCAATgaccttcttttttttttttgcatcAACGGGGTGGAAGATGCCCAGAGCAACAATAAGAAGCAGATTGGATCCTGCGAGGTGAAGAAAGACCGGAGATTATCACTTGCGCTATATACAACGTTTACACTTGTCAACCACGCGGTTTTGCTTACGGAAGAAGAAACCATGGCTGAGAAGGCCatccaacacacacaccagATTGTCAACCCATTTCTTATTTTTCACTTCGATTTTGTACATGTTTACACATCTTATTGTTTCTTTATATCATTCGGCGTCGCACGCATTGAGCATTTCCGGGGGAAAGGGGCAATATTTCGGCATAAGAAGAAGCCTGAACCAGTCAgggcccccttttttttttcaacTGTTCAAGCCAACATGTGGCATCGTCAAATGACAGTTATGAAGTCTTTGGCTGTCGGTTTTACAAAGATATCAGATTGGAAATTGtttcttgcttttttttgttctttttgcttcAAGGGAATTGGATAATGGgcgtttggtttggtttggtttggtttggttcgGTTTGGGTTTATCACTGGACAAGAAAGGATTGGTATTTGGGGTGACACAGACACAACACAGACTCAAACAGAAGGGGACAtgacagaaaaaaaaggatggGCTGGACCGATTCAAATGGACATGGAACAGAAGAGACGGGTTAGTTGTAGCATGTCTAACAGTACAAAGAGACGAAGTATATGTAATGTATttaatggtggtggtggagctgaGGGAGGATAGAGGGGGATATAATGTATATATCTGGATGtttggatgaggggaggcggtggaaaTGGAAATTGTGGATGCAAAAAGACCAGTGATGCAGTGTGAACTTTTGATATCTGGTGACTGCTTCATGAAGAGAGAACCTATACGGAGCACCCTATTTAACTTACCAACACACacccgcccccccctccctcccttgaTATAGAATTTAACTGTATTGCGAAGCATCTCTATTTAAGGGGTAAAAGGTATTTAATAAGCTCTAAAATACAGTTAAAAGATGTTAAAAAATAGTTAAAGGATGTTAAAACATAGTTAAAAGACATTAAACATAGTTAAAGAAGGTTAAAAGAAAATTTAATTAAGAGGTCTTAGAAGATAGTTAAAAAGGCTTAAAATACAGTTTAAGGGCTGTAAGAGATTTTTTTAAAGGCCTTTAAAAATAATGTAAACGCTTATTATTTTTCTTTTAAAGCCTTTTGCTATTTTATAGGAGAGGTAAGTGAATAGGGAGACACTGATGAAATGAATAAGGGGTTCCGTAAAGGTTCTCTCTTCATGAATGGAAAAGGGAGGAATTATGTCCGTGGTGAAGAGAAGCCAGGTTCCTAGGGCAGTCAATTACCGCATTGACACAATAACGCATTTCACACTTCTGCTAAAAGTCACATTGCTGCCAGAGCGTAGATGATATATTCAAGCAGCCGCTAGAACTGTCCGTCGACTGCCTTATGTAGGCGACCATTGCAACCtgctcttttcttcccaTCGCCAACCCGTGTGCGGTATCATATCCCATACCTTCCAAGTCCTGTTTCCCTTGTGTGCTATCCATTGATTTTCTCCCCGAAGTACCCCTTGCCAATCCAGTCCCTAGTGTTATTACATagcaaaaaaaacaaacaaaagaaataCGCTgtcccaacaacccaacccatccattatccccctcccctccaaaacTCCATACTCCACCAACACAAGAACAGAAGGAAGAATAAGAGAGGATCAAAAAAAAGTTAAacccactcccacccccccctcacccgccccctATCCTGCCCCCTATCCTGCCCCTGCCCGgtaacccccccaaaaaccccatcccccaaatcCAAATCCCTAACCTCACAACCGGTACACCgatccacaacctccaccaccttcttatccccctcctttccctcctcccaaactcGTATCATCCGTCCACAGAGCACGTTCCCATTCGAGTTTTTCGTCCCCGAGGCATCCAACCCTGCATCGAACAGAGCATGcgaaacagcaacaacagagTCGTTATCGGAGCTGTACCACCCGCATGCTCCGGCGGCAGAGGAGGGGTCGTAAAAGGTCAGGGAGCCGGTTTGTACCCCCTTTCCGGCCGAGGTccaggggaggggaatggATTCGGACTGACGGCGTCGGAGACCTAAGCCGAGGCCTAGACCAAGGGCGAGGGCCAGGATGAaaaggatggcgaggaggagcaggaggaaggcACGGCGGGTGAGATGACCAAAGCAGCGCTTTTCTGGGGGGAGGTACCTGTTTAGGAGGCCGGGGTGTTGTTTACCCGGGGGTAGGGGGACGCCGTTGGCCGagtgggaggtggatggggggagggaggtttcTTTTGAGTCGATGTTGACGACGGCTGgcgctgatgctgctggtggcgggagggttgagggagtggtggtggtaaagGTCGACTTGATCTttgcgaggagggggttCTCGGGCTTTTTGCGAGGGGGGTAGTTGGTGGGGATCTCCCATTCGGGGTCGTAGCGGATTCGTTCCATCTCGAGGGTGCTGGCTCGGGCGGGGGCTACTGGTTGGTCGGCCATGTTTTGCGGCCTATGTAGAAGAAAGAGCAAAAACAGTAGtcgaaaaaagaaaaagaaagtgGTATCGAATCGAAAAAGATGATGGCCGATCAAGTGGAAGCAGAAGCGATACGAGAATGCTCAACGCACAGAGGCAAGAAGGTGGGGCATTGTGTTGTGGTCCGCAGCGGTTGTGCGCAACTTCGGGTGCGACGAGGACACAGATAATAACAAGAGCAGAAGCTTGCTTTTGAGTAACTCGAAAGACAGGGAGAAAGAGGCAAAAATGACGACCTCTTTTCTCCCgtcttccctcttccctttGGGTCAAATTCTTGGAACGGCACTtacacaccacacacccaccctGACACACGAGACCGGGACTGGCCTGTGACGTTGTCTTTTAGCCTGTGCCAAGCTTCGTGGGGTGTGTGCCGCTATTCCCCTTTGGGCGTGTTTCATGTTTGGAGAGTCAAGAAGTTCGTCTGGTCTTTTGAGACTGACAGCTCATCCGGGTCTCGAGAGATACACTCTCAAGAGGACAGGAGAGGCTGTCTCTCCCCTTCTCTGTTGAGTCTACTGACCCTGACAGCTTCCTCAGCTACCCTCACCCTGTCCCACTGCAGCCTGCCGAACCACGCATCGCTGTCCTCGGTCGTGACACGCTGAGCCGGACCAGTAAAAACAAGATCAACGGCCTCCAGCGGCATGTCCTCCCGTCTCGGGGTAAAACAGCCAGATAACAATGCCCTTGACCGCGTTGAACCCCGGCCCGTGTCAGATGAAAACGTCCAGCCCATCGTTAGCGATCCCAACCGGTGTCACCTCTACCACGATCCGATTCTCCATAAAGtcggccgccgccgcccacgCCGAACCCTTGGCTCTGATGCTCAACGGTAGAATTTCCGGAGGGCACACCCACACGCACGCCATCCATCCCCAGGTAAAGCACCGTTCAAATAGAAACAGACAAGCCACTTGTCGTGATCGTTCCTAGATGTGAATCCGCTGCTGTTGCTAatgcccctccccgaccaaaACCACTCCCATTCCAAACGCCATGCTCATCAACtgtttcctcctcccaactctGTCGATAGCATACCCAAGTGACAAAAGACGCCAAGACATACCACGCCTGCGTAACCCCCCTAACAGCAAGGCCTTTTCCTCGCTCATCCCTAACCCGGTCTTGTACAGCGTCGGCGCATAGCAAGTCACAATATTAACCCCCGTCATCTGCTGCATAAGCTGCATCCCCACCGCGAGATAAAACCTCTTGTTCGTCTTTAGTCCGGGACTTGTATCTTGGGATGAACCGCTCTGTTGAACTCCGTATCTGATGCCCTGGAGCTTGGCAGAGAGCTCCAAAGCTCAAGGTGTGCTGTGTCAGTACCACCCATGAATGATAGGGAGATACCTACCCACCTAGCTACCCAACAAAATACACTTCCAGATGAACACATCCTTCAACTGGAAATGGTCAACCGTACCATAGCACCATAGCACTCGACAGAAGCCGTCGTTGATAACAAagtcccccccaccaacccactaAACGCACTGACCCCTCGGCCGTTGACAGACACTACCAAGTGGACCGCCAAGGATTCCATGAATTTGTTCCGTCGCATCAacccatcttcaccaacactgatcttccctcttcttcgtcttcttcttgttcttcaatTCGCCTGTCGCTCGCTTCTTTTGCTCTCAAATGTGTTGAATTGTATACATACACAAGTTCCAACGTCAAACACTGTCTCTCTCCTACAGTGGCGCCATCACGATACACGAtacccctctccctccaccagTCCGCGATCCGAGCTGGGATCGCGTTACGCTGTCGCGATTCAATGTTTTAGACCCCCGCCTGCTTTGCCAGGTCTTGTTGTGTCTTGAAGAAGTAGAAAATGCTGTCACACCTGCGATTCCACCGACGAGCCCCGTCCAACCCCTCCGAGCCCACCCCCGACCAGGTTGCGACATGGGAAGACGCTGCTGGCCACCACCATGACGctgacaacaacaccctACAGCCGCTTGCGCGAGTCTCCTCGGCCGACCCCGACCTCGGTCGCACACCTGTCGACAACAGCACCCAGTCGCCTCCCGCTCGCTCAGCCTTCGATGGAAACAGCACCGGATTCTTGGGCGGAGTAGCCCTGCATCAGCTTAGGAGGACCATGCAGGAGTCGACGGCACCGGATAATGCTCAGTCGTCTTTGGCTACCTCGCTGCCGGAAAAACGATTCTCGAGAACAAAggccccgccgccgcccatcAACACCGGTCTTGCTGCCCGGCCAGCTCTGACAGCCGTCAAACCGTCCAAGTCTTCCAAATCGTCATCCTTCTTTGCTCCGACAGATCTTCAGCTGGGATCAGGAGGATCCTCTGCTCGGCCGTCCGGGGCCCGCGGGTCTAGTGACACCGCTCTTACACAGCCGTCGGGAGCGCCTTCGGAGCCTGCTCccaaggggaggaagagtctACCATTTTTGCGAAATTCCATGTCATCATTATTGCTGAGGAGAAAAACAAGCAATCAGCCACCAGAGTCACAACCGGTGGTaaagacaccaacaccagacGTGAGCATCAGGGGCACCAGAATCCACGATTTCAGCGCCCCACGCCCGAAAAGAGTAACCCCTAGTACCGAAGGTGCTTTAAGTGCTTCGACCACAGCTTCACAGGTAGAAACGCCCGCGATTGCGGACACGCCGGGTGCGCGGACAGATCCTGGTGATGTCGGTCACCGCCTTCAAGAGGAGGTCATCCCGGAAAGCACGCGCAGTGCTGA from Podospora pseudocomata strain CBS 415.72m chromosome 3, whole genome shotgun sequence includes:
- a CDS encoding hypothetical protein (EggNog:ENOG503P76M; COG:S) — encoded protein: MADQPVAPARASTLEMERIRYDPEWEIPTNYPPRKKPENPLLAKIKSTFTTTTPSTLPPPAASAPAVVNIDSKETSLPPSTSHSANGVPLPPGKQHPGLLNRYLPPEKRCFGHLTRRAFLLLLLAILFILALALGLGLGLGLRRRQSESIPLPWTSAGKGVQTGSLTFYDPSSAAGACGWYSSDNDSVVAVSHALFDAGLDASGTKNSNGNVLCGRMIRVWEEGKEGDKKVVEVVDRCTGCEVRDLDLGDGVFGGVTGQGQDRGRVRGGWEWV
- a CDS encoding hypothetical protein (antiSMASH:Cluster_2; COG:S; EggNog:ENOG503P2AF) codes for the protein MSQVQRLEALLRQKEHEKQEIMSQLSKARTSRSSATAAALDFESVPGNYQIAPSRPVLADNGRSRSNTIPRSVTVAPGIAVADSVSLQLDHIQSQDQSRPMKRSKTTHNAGPSSGTGMARSSSNMSIQPGVPSGSLSGPSSAMLEQYLGQGQMQQPVNAFFQSHSQLQPIPTGREMDVADFLSMRDTGGDLSSVSPIAIPSSRMLSPQEASHYPDSGIPSACGSLTSGPSVGTTAMSRCNSNFNDNNAAILSQLEMVRIRSQHSTNGQARQDSFGPSQPPYHQPSLLGKRSATDLHMGTGPSAHFVGAYPSSAPTDSMLHQHQMKKSPSSQSSSHSISSAAIQELNAGYMNDDLGMERSVSRDSTKSNNSLKVRAKESLARQNVNAKSRQLQPKPDVVKKEQPTSATNKKDPKAVIIKTKYERPKHPKVRCHQCNENPEGFRGEHELRRHTEAKHKSMVKKWICQDPGLLGIPHAETAAKPLSDCKQCSAFKQYGAYYNAAAHLRRTHFKVKARKGAGSKNGAKGASSAAKVEEEKRGGKGGGDWPPMSELKLWMMEVTVPMDQEGALGPDGSDSVGQVEQEDIDNELGAQAYGVPPNLLGMDAYSNMAVYAGLGGGFGQDLSSQGLQGELGSQLSDLYPLDTSVFAASFHGLPISSAGFGDCGPSQGHQLQQGMPSSSMMSIDTSNYTSPVSSTATLTQAGMFVNDMLPPAMMHTRDDLHDMPFDLAFPVGGH